From a region of the Halanaerobium hydrogeniformans genome:
- a CDS encoding MBG domain-containing protein → MKIKAHKTNKLYYIFFFALMCLLFIGITNTTPAYARGGSGDFRVSNYASGFQLNNFLWRGYAFTVSREVEVTHLWGGGGPTATGGFQGGIYETSWTGDTIGDGNPRLDKLLSGVVFDHTRDVVVGGDSGQEEMVKLGKSVTLYPGQTYFIAQGRVSTGSGTHYAADSIDYENIEIGSPIIDQWWPQANMAYQPGGDGTAVDAVGRTALSETPIRVMMGFRYITDVNEPSLGPEAETGAMSTGKYEAVLEGVLSDSGAANDEPTTLYFEYSTNSDLSNSTLVAASPHTIEGPATDVGFSRQITGLNDGTTYYYRAVAINEAGRSNGDIVSFVHDSVNFARTLTAEVLGSGGTVIPETRAVPIGESTTFELRPDSDYERSDNVVISSEHSFDSEGSWNGNVFTTGVIAEGSEENITLTFSFLKEQAITFEAGDWQSKTYGDDNFVLEATASSGLDVFYESSNPDVASIDGNTVNIHNAGTTTIIALQDGNVSYLPADNVERSLTVEKKAITIAADDISKYEGTDDPELSYQITEGNLESGDSLAVELNREDGEEPGNYAIELNTLDNPNYDITCENANFTIKPAYSVSIDQEIINSNNEENISFKFADGDVGADYDYIIVDENENTVEGNGEITETVQTISGINVSSLSDGILTLTVTLTDSAGNTGNEVTDQIDKETSIPTLDTVNIESDNDNNDHAKVGDKITLNFISSKDITELSITIADNQVSATDLEDNDATTWQAEYTMTDEDTEGEVVFVINYEDMAGNSGQEINQTTDNSSVFFSKTAPENYYIDENSINFEKETGLYFDIKNAEIDSSYNSIIRDQNGREINENGVVSSETQQITFAEDKLDRLDAGDWTIEIQLTDQAGNIGEKISHTIERPEIKAELTADYDGNTLSSGAEITYSLEIENIGAGLLKDIEVYAPIPAGSEYIAGSTIVNGKNIDDINNSLPLLDGLNIANLANEDGNLESGKNIEISYKVKTMDNLISGTEVINQAEVSGKDDLNYQLKDKLSDDPRTTGLEDPLKLRIGDVIVQYLILKKK, encoded by the coding sequence ATGAAGATAAAAGCACATAAAACTAATAAATTATATTACATTTTCTTTTTTGCTTTGATGTGTTTATTATTTATCGGTATTACTAATACAACCCCTGCTTATGCCAGGGGTGGTTCAGGGGATTTTCGAGTTTCAAATTATGCAAGTGGGTTTCAACTCAATAATTTTTTATGGCGTGGTTATGCATTTACAGTTTCTCGAGAAGTTGAGGTTACACATTTATGGGGTGGTGGTGGGCCAACTGCAACTGGTGGATTTCAAGGTGGTATATATGAAACCTCCTGGACTGGGGATACAATTGGGGATGGAAATCCAAGACTTGACAAACTTTTGAGTGGAGTTGTATTTGACCATACACGAGATGTTGTAGTTGGTGGTGACTCAGGTCAAGAAGAGATGGTAAAATTAGGCAAAAGTGTTACTCTATATCCCGGGCAAACATACTTTATTGCTCAAGGGAGAGTAAGTACAGGTAGTGGAACTCACTACGCAGCTGACAGCATTGATTATGAAAATATTGAAATCGGAAGTCCGATTATTGATCAGTGGTGGCCGCAGGCAAACATGGCTTATCAACCAGGAGGTGATGGAACAGCTGTGGACGCTGTTGGGAGAACAGCATTGAGTGAGACACCTATACGTGTCATGATGGGATTTAGATATATAACAGATGTCAATGAACCAAGTTTAGGACCTGAAGCAGAAACAGGTGCTATGTCTACAGGAAAATATGAGGCTGTCCTGGAAGGTGTATTAAGTGATTCTGGAGCTGCTAATGATGAGCCTACAACCTTATATTTTGAATACAGCACTAACTCAGATCTAAGTAATTCGACCCTAGTTGCTGCTTCCCCTCATACTATTGAAGGTCCAGCTACAGATGTAGGTTTTTCTCGTCAGATTACTGGCCTTAACGATGGTACTACATATTATTATAGGGCGGTTGCAATTAATGAAGCAGGCAGATCTAATGGTGATATTGTTAGTTTTGTCCATGATAGTGTGAATTTTGCCAGGACATTAACAGCAGAAGTATTAGGTTCGGGAGGAACGGTTATTCCAGAGACCAGAGCTGTTCCTATTGGTGAGAGTACAACTTTTGAACTTAGACCAGATAGTGATTATGAGCGATCTGACAATGTTGTAATTTCTTCAGAACACTCTTTTGATAGTGAGGGTTCTTGGAATGGAAATGTTTTTACAACGGGAGTGATTGCTGAAGGAAGTGAAGAGAACATTACTTTGACATTTTCTTTTCTTAAAGAACAAGCTATCACCTTTGAAGCAGGTGATTGGCAAAGCAAGACATATGGAGACGATAATTTTGTTCTTGAGGCAACTGCATCTTCAGGCTTAGATGTTTTCTATGAGAGTTCAAATCCAGATGTAGCAAGTATTGATGGTAATACAGTAAACATTCATAATGCTGGAACAACTACAATAATTGCTTTACAGGATGGTAATGTATCTTATCTACCAGCAGATAATGTAGAGCGCTCACTTACAGTTGAGAAAAAAGCAATAACAATTGCAGCAGATGATATATCAAAATATGAGGGTACAGATGATCCAGAACTGAGCTATCAGATAACAGAAGGAAATCTCGAAAGTGGAGATAGCTTAGCTGTAGAATTAAACCGTGAAGACGGAGAAGAACCAGGAAATTATGCTATTGAACTAAATACATTAGATAATCCCAATTACGATATAACTTGTGAAAATGCAAATTTCACTATTAAACCAGCTTACAGTGTGAGTATTGATCAAGAAATTATTAACTCTAACAATGAAGAAAATATATCTTTTAAATTTGCAGATGGAGATGTAGGTGCAGATTATGATTACATTATAGTTGATGAAAATGAGAACACAGTAGAAGGAAATGGAGAAATAACTGAAACTGTTCAAACAATTTCTGGAATAAATGTTAGCAGTTTAAGTGATGGAATTTTAACATTAACTGTGACCTTAACAGATTCTGCCGGTAATACTGGTAATGAGGTAACAGACCAAATTGATAAAGAGACTTCTATTCCTACCTTAGATACTGTAAATATAGAATCAGATAATGATAATAATGATCATGCAAAAGTAGGAGATAAAATAACATTAAACTTTATATCAAGTAAAGACATAACTGAACTGAGTATAACCATAGCTGATAATCAAGTCTCCGCAACAGACTTAGAAGATAATGATGCTACCACCTGGCAGGCCGAATATACCATGACAGATGAGGATACAGAAGGCGAAGTTGTTTTTGTAATCAATTATGAAGATATGGCAGGAAATTCAGGACAGGAAATAAATCAAACAACAGATAATAGTTCAGTTTTCTTTAGCAAAACTGCACCTGAAAACTACTATATTGATGAAAATAGTATTAATTTTGAAAAAGAAACCGGCCTTTACTTTGATATAAAAAATGCAGAAATAGATAGTTCCTACAATTCAATTATTAGAGATCAAAATGGCAGAGAAATTAATGAAAACGGAGTAGTCAGTTCAGAAACTCAGCAAATCACTTTTGCTGAAGATAAGCTTGATAGATTAGATGCAGGTGATTGGACAATAGAAATACAGCTTACAGATCAGGCAGGTAATATTGGTGAGAAAATTAGTCATACTATAGAACGCCCAGAAATTAAGGCTGAATTAACTGCAGACTATGATGGAAACACTTTAAGTTCTGGTGCAGAAATAACTTACAGCCTGGAAATAGAAAATATCGGGGCAGGATTACTCAAAGACATAGAAGTTTATGCTCCAATACCTGCAGGTAGTGAGTATATTGCTGGATCAACAATAGTTAATGGCAAAAATATAGATGACATTAATAATAGCCTTCCACTTTTAGATGGGCTTAATATAGCAAATCTGGCCAATGAAGATGGTAATTTAGAAAGTGGCAAAAATATAGAGATAAGCTATAAAGTAAAAACCATGGATAATCTAATAAGTGGAACTGAAGTAATAAATCAGGCTGAAGTAAGTGGTAAAGATGATCTTAACTATCAGCTGAAAGATAAATTAAGTGATGATCCAAGAACAACAGGATTAGAGGATCCCCTTAAACTTAGAATAGGTGATGTGATAGTGCAGTACTTGATATTGAAAAAGAAATAA
- a CDS encoding DUF11 domain-containing protein codes for MGDLEAGAEIEIKYQVKVNEGVDNGEIINSRADLSSENSSTVKRSKDVTVGSTPVIRAEIEVNDINGGKIEVGDTLEYIFTLENIGKNTAYNLNLSAQNPESLSYIKESTKVDGRTIDDENDESIFFNGLSFNEIAPEIAPGERKEIKYRAKVESAEKITVKIDYFASKNNYDPLSGSVEKTITAGVLNSQANLKFELNSSIFNDFSGWYLDIRAENGEEIYNDHKVLSAAESGQLSLPSADRNYTALIKNQDKTTFAKIEITADEISNGNLTIKTEEIDPEGIVYNSITREAVAGVVLYLLDEDGNKVDPGLLETGQQGQVTDASGSYQFIVTAEGKYQIAAEKDGYDLTPSEVLSPESTEYIRPTDITDADPSTTGVQVVDYSRPPKLNEDALYYLNFDLQTGDPDVFNNHIPIDPIQENLLKINKEASAKTTAVGEFISYQIRVENDGENDVEDFKLYDKLPNFFKYTADSALIERNGTKELFEPEGERLLSWEISELKAGESLKLSYTLVVGSGTQTGIEYLNEAYLMKANTLISDKVEAAVLVSKDPVFDLSTIIGKVYHDKNENGVQDEGEAGIAGVEIISITGEIIEVDNQGRYHFVFDPDSNTVVGETLVLKINEASLPEGAEIISQNPLIIKVRPGLMDKANFRIRLQDCND; via the coding sequence TTGGGTGATTTAGAAGCTGGTGCAGAAATTGAAATCAAATATCAGGTCAAGGTTAATGAAGGAGTTGACAATGGAGAAATAATAAACAGTAGAGCAGATCTTTCTTCAGAGAATAGTAGTACAGTTAAGAGGAGTAAAGATGTGACTGTAGGAAGTACTCCAGTTATCCGGGCAGAGATAGAAGTTAATGATATTAATGGTGGAAAAATCGAAGTTGGAGATACTCTGGAATATATCTTCACATTAGAAAATATAGGTAAAAATACAGCCTATAATCTTAATCTAAGTGCTCAAAATCCAGAATCTCTTAGTTATATAAAAGAAAGCACAAAAGTTGATGGTAGGACAATAGATGATGAAAATGACGAATCAATCTTCTTTAATGGATTAAGCTTTAACGAAATAGCTCCAGAAATAGCTCCAGGAGAAAGAAAAGAAATCAAGTACAGAGCCAAAGTAGAATCAGCCGAAAAAATTACTGTAAAAATTGATTATTTTGCTTCAAAAAATAATTATGATCCCTTAAGCGGAAGTGTAGAAAAAACTATAACAGCAGGTGTTTTAAACAGCCAGGCAAATCTGAAGTTTGAACTCAACAGCAGTATATTTAATGACTTTAGCGGCTGGTATTTAGATATCAGAGCTGAAAATGGAGAAGAAATCTACAATGACCATAAAGTTCTAAGTGCAGCTGAAAGTGGACAGTTAAGTCTGCCATCTGCTGATAGAAACTACACAGCTTTAATTAAGAATCAGGACAAAACAACATTTGCTAAGATAGAAATTACTGCAGATGAAATATCAAATGGTAATCTGACAATTAAAACTGAAGAGATTGATCCTGAAGGTATAGTTTACAACTCAATTACAAGAGAAGCTGTTGCAGGGGTAGTGCTCTATCTGCTGGATGAAGATGGCAATAAAGTTGACCCAGGACTTTTAGAAACAGGACAACAGGGTCAGGTAACTGATGCAAGTGGAAGCTATCAATTTATAGTAACAGCAGAAGGGAAATATCAGATTGCAGCTGAAAAAGACGGTTATGATCTGACCCCATCTGAAGTATTATCACCAGAGTCAACTGAATATATTAGACCTACTGATATCACTGATGCAGATCCATCAACTACTGGGGTTCAGGTTGTAGATTATAGTAGACCACCGAAACTGAATGAAGATGCTTTATATTATCTCAATTTTGATTTGCAGACAGGTGATCCAGATGTTTTCAATAACCATATTCCAATTGATCCAATTCAGGAAAACCTGCTCAAAATAAATAAAGAAGCATCGGCCAAAACAACAGCAGTCGGAGAATTTATCAGCTATCAGATTAGAGTAGAAAATGATGGTGAAAATGATGTTGAAGACTTTAAACTCTATGATAAGCTACCTAATTTCTTTAAATACACAGCTGATTCAGCCTTAATAGAAAGAAATGGTACTAAAGAACTCTTTGAGCCAGAAGGAGAAAGACTATTAAGCTGGGAGATTTCTGAATTAAAAGCTGGAGAAAGCTTAAAGCTAAGCTATACATTAGTGGTTGGAAGTGGAACTCAAACTGGTATAGAATATCTAAATGAAGCTTATCTAATGAAAGCTAATACATTGATTTCAGATAAAGTAGAAGCTGCAGTATTGGTCAGTAAAGATCCTGTCTTTGATTTATCAACAATAATCGGAAAAGTCTACCATGATAAAAATGAAAATGGTGTACAGGATGAAGGAGAAGCAGGAATAGCAGGAGTGGAGATTATTTCAATCACTGGAGAAATAATAGAGGTTGATAACCAGGGAAGATATCATTTTGTGTTTGACCCTGATAGTAACACTGTGGTTGGAGAAACTCTTGTCTTAAAGATTAACGAAGCTAGCCTGCCCGAAGGTGCAGAGATAATAAGTCAAAATCCGTTGATTATAAAGGTTAGACCTGGGTTAATGGACAAGGCTAACTTCAGAATTAGACTTCAAGATTGCAATGATTAA
- a CDS encoding FecR domain-containing protein, which produces MKKIFKVFFFLFILFIFSFPVSASQPEWPLDFESNISIYGETLEVVVRDGKVVEAGFRLNKSMFENSRYKVVPDLIDISQTPTDVQELHNNYETWYYMDEKNYANYQELETDGEMIISDDLTLMEFAILGAAGYHPAIIIENYHIEQISYRQGVLEISVNKHEEIRYTRFEIEGYPDKMLEGSVTDTIKYRFLNRAETSRNLRENQADWDVEKKVDRYIDVFKLKNHYSHYLGHRNLGSFKEEYEIENTRMRLSNLGNTVKEEADRFDAAGSISYVYGIVEIKKLGSDEWVNAKQQDQLIPGDRIRTGRASHVEIVHEKAQKIISLNPNSDVEFKEELKARSKWSEALRMFFGFIYINGKETEGELNVHTPKAICGSRGTIYSIEVDDEQGVETFSVYQGTIVIAAAENIDNYEEIDNEKLDEIGTFLEAGQRIKIDQDGNISSIENLSDAEIKEGIKNSEAN; this is translated from the coding sequence ATGAAAAAAATATTTAAGGTTTTTTTCTTTTTATTTATATTGTTTATATTTTCTTTTCCAGTAAGTGCTTCACAGCCAGAATGGCCTCTGGATTTTGAAAGTAATATTTCAATATATGGTGAAACTTTAGAAGTTGTTGTCAGAGATGGAAAAGTTGTTGAAGCTGGATTTAGATTAAATAAATCAATGTTTGAAAACAGTCGATATAAAGTAGTACCTGATTTAATTGATATTTCTCAGACTCCAACTGATGTCCAGGAACTTCATAACAATTATGAAACCTGGTATTATATGGATGAAAAAAATTATGCTAACTATCAAGAACTTGAAACTGATGGGGAAATGATAATTTCTGATGATTTAACTCTTATGGAATTTGCTATTCTTGGTGCAGCAGGATATCATCCAGCAATTATTATAGAAAATTATCATATTGAGCAAATTAGTTATCGACAAGGGGTTCTAGAAATTAGTGTAAATAAACATGAAGAAATAAGATATACGCGTTTTGAAATAGAAGGATATCCTGATAAGATGCTCGAAGGCTCTGTTACTGATACAATCAAATATCGTTTTTTGAATAGAGCGGAAACAAGCAGAAATTTAAGAGAAAATCAGGCAGATTGGGACGTGGAGAAAAAAGTTGACCGCTATATTGATGTCTTTAAGTTAAAAAATCACTATAGTCATTATCTTGGTCATAGAAATCTTGGTAGTTTTAAAGAAGAATATGAGATTGAAAATACTCGAATGCGTCTTTCAAACCTGGGAAATACGGTAAAAGAAGAAGCAGATAGGTTTGATGCTGCAGGAAGTATTTCATATGTTTATGGTATAGTTGAGATAAAAAAATTGGGTAGTGATGAATGGGTTAATGCTAAACAGCAAGATCAATTAATACCTGGTGACCGTATTAGAACGGGAAGAGCATCACATGTAGAAATTGTTCATGAAAAGGCTCAGAAAATAATAAGTCTTAACCCAAACTCTGACGTAGAGTTTAAAGAAGAGCTCAAAGCGAGAAGTAAATGGTCAGAAGCTTTGAGAATGTTTTTTGGTTTTATTTATATAAATGGTAAAGAAACCGAAGGTGAGTTAAATGTTCATACACCAAAAGCAATATGTGGGAGTAGAGGCACAATATATTCAATTGAAGTAGATGATGAGCAGGGTGTTGAAACTTTTAGTGTCTATCAAGGCACTATTGTTATAGCAGCAGCTGAAAATATTGATAATTACGAAGAAATAGATAACGAAAAATTAGATGAGATTGGAACATTTTTGGAAGCAGGTCAAAGAATAAAAATTGATCAAGACGGTAATATTTCCAGCATTGAAAACTTAAGTGATGCAGAGATAAAAGAAGGAATAAAAAATTCTGAAGCGAATTAA